Proteins encoded together in one Cicer arietinum cultivar CDC Frontier isolate Library 1 chromosome 4, Cicar.CDCFrontier_v2.0, whole genome shotgun sequence window:
- the LOC101501499 gene encoding formin-like protein 18, producing MALFRKFFYKKPPDGLLEITERVYVFDYCFTTDVMDEDEYKVYIGGIIRQIGEHFPDASFMVFNMREGENQSHISNILCDYDMTVMDYPRQYEGCPLLTMEMIHHFLRSGENWLQLGHQNIVLMHCERGGWPVLAFMLASLLIYRKMYTGEQKTLDMIYKQAPRELLQLMSPLNPLPSQLRYLQYISRRNVGSEWPPLDRALTLDCVIIRQIPNMDGEGGCRPIFRIYGQDPFIPANRTPKVLFSTPKRSKLVRHYKQDDCELVKIDIHCHVQGDVVLECISLDSDLEREQMMFRVMFNTAFIRSNILMLNRDEIDMLWNAKDHFPKNFRVEVLFSDMDASSSVISIDMPNIEEKEGLPVEAFAKVKEIFSHVEWLDSKTDVASMLQQITASNILLERLDSGASASPTCLLNKSLSGRFKFDSKTLNETSNLKYSVHEELSESPLKSSEDAPMDKMIEPLKALSEEKINTPASLGLANQPSHSFDMSKDSDSTKKETESSKSKESLENGPEFPTFMAKVEQSIPLIEPSVDENSMERKTGSLESEEKNIESLEPKAVLENNTMFPASVVQEKQSILFNESSTGANSMKDIGLLGSKEKETESLDSETLLENDIGFKSESKTVPEVDIRSSTSACQENFSVSSFEDATMEKKKEPLDLMASPENNIKTPEMKIESLESKAPVENDGKFPISTDEPSMHENIMKQTMEQLESKEKDIKSLESKSVLENDTKCPPSMSQEEPSIPSIRTSTDTSSKKTMIGKSESTALSENDIKSPTSEVHKKQSSPLLEPSIDEKPIKKKIDPQELQVSLQLPTQSKIISPRMHQAIRSASVSYSNSLLGSPVGTSRYRSAPSALGITSVLQDHTPMDIKEVDHAESISPASDSKVPKSVEPSSTSIHTSSSSSLALLPSSPSKSSVDPPAAVEKTFKPLVPIPPPPPPSPPQQESNSMHDKNQISFAIPPPPPPPPRSFIPETSLFTVKDSLKGPPPSPPPPPPPPPQQTSSSSIPPPPLPPPRSVNNSAAISGPPPPPPPPPQQTSSSSIPPPPLPPPRSVNNSAAMSGPPPPPPPPPQQTSSSSIPPPPLPPPRSVNNSAAMSGPPPPPPPPPQQTSSSSIPPPPLPPPRSVNNSAAMSGPPPPPPPPPQQTSSSSIPPPPLPPPRSVNNSAAMSGPPPPPPPPPQQTSSSSIPPPPLPPPRSVNNSAAMSGPPPPPPPPPQQTSSSSIPPPPLPPPRSVNNSAAMSGPPPPPPPPPQQTSSSSIPPPPLPPPRSVNNSAAMSGPPPPPPPPPQQTSSSSIPPPPLPPPRNVNNSAAMSGPPPPPPPPRHFDTTSSGSTPTPLAPPPPPPPAFANQNSLSKSSANVPPVPPPPSPSANGLLNSGTAAPQSHNVPPIPGPPGTVPPPIPGPPSGAFGAKGRGMLRANSKTQTKRSNLKPYHWLKLTRAMQGSLWAETQKLDETCRAPEFDMSELERLFSAATPTSHEKGGKSNRRSGQKPDKVQLIELRRAYNCEIMLTKVKIPLPDLMGAVLALDDSVLYVDQVENLIKFCPTKEETDQLKAYTGDKENLGKCEQFFLELMKVPRVESKLRVFCFKMQFSSQVIELRRDLNIVNSASEEIRNSVKLKRIMQTILSLGNALNHGTARGSAVGFRLDSLLKLTDTRARNNKMTLMHYLCKVLAEKLPELLDFPKDLVNLEASTKVQLKYLAEEMQAISKGLEKVIQELSASENDGPVSETFCQILKEFLSDAEAEVRSLAQLYANVGRNADALALYFGEDPARCSFEQVVSTLLNFVRMFIRAHEENYKQIEYEKKKAVKEAAENEKLKLTARNESEHMMRTIKSGDIQ from the exons ATGGCATTGTTTCGTAAGTTCTTCTATAAGAAGCCTCCTGATGGCCTTCTTGAAATTACTGAAAGGGTTTATG TCTTTGATTACTGCTTTACCACGGATGTTATGGACGAAGACGAATATAAAGTGTATATAGGAGGAATAATTAGGCAAATTGGTGAGCACTTTCCCGATGCTTCATTTATGGTGTTCAACATGAGAGAAGGAGAAAACCAGAGCCATATATCAAACATTTTGTGCGACTATGATATGACTGTGATGGATTATCCTAGACAGTACGAAGGTTGTCCGTTACTTACCATGGAGATGATCCATCATTTCTTGAGATCAGGTGAAAATTGGCTTCAACTTGGTCATCAAAACATCGTCTTGATGCATTGCGAACGAGGCGGGTGGCCAGTTTTAGCGTTTATGCTGGCCTCACTCTTGatttatagaaaaatgtatACAGGGGAGCAAAAAACACTAGACATGATATATAAGCAAGCGCCTCGCGAACTTTTGCAGTTGATGTCACCGTTGAATCCATTACCTTCACAATTGAGGTATCTTCAGTACATTTCAAGGAGAAACGTCGGTTCGGAATGGCCGCCTCTGGATAGGGCGCTTACGTTGGACTGCGTGATTATAAGACAAATTCCTAATATGGATGGAGAGGGTGGCTGCCGTCCTATATTTAGGATATATGGACAAGACCCTTTTATTCCTGCAAATCGGACTCCCAAAGTTCTCTTTTCCACTCCAAAAAGGAGCAAACTTGTTCGACACTACAAGCAG GATGATTGTGAACTTGTCAAGATTGATATCCATTGTCATGTTCAAGGCGATGTTGTACTTGAGTGTATTAGTTTGGACAGTGATTTGGAACGTGAACAAATGATGTTCCGAGTGATGTTTAATACAGCATTCATAAGGTCAAATATTTTGATGCTTAACCGCGATGAAATTGACATGTTATGGAATGCTAAAGATCACTTCCCTAAAAATTTTAGAGTAGAG GTTCTTTTCTCGGATATGGATGCTTCGTCTTCTGTTATTTCAATCGATATGCCTAATATCGAGGAGAAAGAAGGCCTACCTGTTGAAGCATTTGCTAAAGTTAAGGAAATTTTCAGCCATGTTGAGTGGCTAGATTCGAAGACAGATGTAGCGAGTATGCTCCAACAGATCACAGCATCAAATATCCTTCTCGAAAGGTTGGACAGCGGGGCATCTGCTTCACCAACCTGCTTGCTAAATAAGTCATTGTCTGGAAGATTTAAATTTGATTCAAAGACACTAAATGAAACAAGCAATCTGAAATATTCCGTTCATGAGGAACTTTCTGAGTCTCCATTGAAATCATCTGAGGATGCTCCCATGGATAAAATGATTGAACCATTAAAGGCATTGTCAGAGGAGAAAATCAATACTCCTGCAAGTTTAGGTCTAGCGAACCAACCGAGTCACTCATTCGATATGTCAAAAGACTCAGATTCTACTAAAAAGGAGACTGAATCATCAAAATCCAAAGAGTCATTGGAAAATGGTCCTGAATTTCCTACTTTTATGGCTAAAGTGGAACAATCTATCCCCTTAATTGAACCATCAGTAGATGAAAATTCTATGGAAAGGAAGACTGGATCATTGGAATCTGAGGAAAAGAATATTGAATCATTAGAACCGAAGGCGGTATTGGAAAACAACACAATGTTTCCTGCATCGGTAGTTCAGGAGAAACAATCTATTCTCTTCAATGAATCTTCTACTGGTGCAAATTCTATGAAAGATATTGGACTGTTAGGATCAAAAGAAAAGGAGACTGAATCATTAGACTCAGAGACACTGTTGGAAAACGATATCGGATTTAAATCTGAATCGAAGACTGTGCCAGAAGTTGATATAAGAAGTTCGACTTCGGCATGTCAAGAGAATTTTTCAGTGTCCTCATTTGAGGATGCTACTATGGAAAAGAAGAAAGAGCCTTTAGATTTAATGGCATCACCAGAAAATAACATCAAGACTCCTGAAATGAAGATTGAATCATTAGAATCAAAGGCACCGGTGGAAAATGATGGTAAGTTTCCTATTTCTACGGATGAACCATCCATGCATGAAAATATAATGAAACAGACAATGGAGCAATTAGAGTCAAAGGAAAAGGATATCAAATCATTAGAATCAAAGTCAGTGTTGGAAAATGATACCAAGTGTCCTCCATCTATGTCTCAGGAAGAACCATCGATTCCCTCAATTCGAACATCGACGGATACAAGTTCAAAGAAAACAATGATCGGAAAATCAGAATCAACGGCGTTGTCAGAAAATGATATCAAAAGTCCTACATCCGAGGTTCATAAGAAACAAAGTAGTCCCTTACTTGAACCTTCCATTGATGAAAAACCAATTAAAAAGAAGATTGACCCTCAAGAGTTGCAGGTTTCTCTTCAGCTGCCAACCCAATCTAAAATAATTTCTCCCCGGATGCATCAAGCTATTCGATCTGCTTCGGTTTCTTATTCCAACTCGTTACTAGGTTCACCTGTAGGTACCTCAAGATATCGAAGTGCACCATCGGCTCTCGGAATAACATCCGTGTTGCAAGATCATACACCAATGGATATCAAAGAAGTCGATCATGCAGAGTCGATATCTCCTGCTTCAGACTCAAAGGTGCCAAAGTCTGTAGAACCTAGTTCTACAAGTattcatacatcatcatcatcatcactgGCATTGCTTCCATCTTCGCCTTCAAAGTCTTCAGTTGATCCTCCTGCTGCTGTGGAAAAGACTTTCAAACCCCTTGTTCCTATTCCTCCTCCACCTCCACCTTCACCTCCTCAACAAGAGTCTAATTCAATGCATGATAAAAATCAGATATCATTTGCTATTCCTCCCCCTCCCCCTCCTCCACCACGCTCTTTCATTCCTGAAACATCCCTTTTCACTGTCAAAGATTCATTGAAAGGTCCTCCTCCTTCACCCCCACCCCCACCTCCACCACCACCTCAACAAACCTCATCATCTTCAATACCTCCTCCTCCTCTTCCTCCTCCAAGAAGTGTGAACAACTCTGCTGCTATCTCCGGTCCTCCTCCACCACCTCCACCACCACCTCAACAAACCTCATCATCTTCAATACCTCCTCCTCCTCTTCCTCCTCCAAGAAGTGTGAACAACTCTGCTGCTATGTCCGGCCCTCCTCCACCACCTCCACCACCACCTCAACAAACCTCATCATCTTCAATACCTCCTCCTCCTCTTCCTCCTCCAAGAAGTGTGAACAACTCTGCTGCTATGTCCGGCCCTCCTCCACCACCTCCACCACCACCTCAACAAACCTCATCATCTTCAATACCTCCTCCTCCTCTTCCTCCTCCAAGAAGTGTGAACAACTCTGCTGCTATGTCCGGCCCTCCTCCACCACCTCCACCACCACCTCAACAAACCTCATCATCTTCAATACCTCCTCCTCCTCTTCCTCCTCCAAGAAGTGTGAACAACTCTGCTGCTATGTCCGGCCCTCCTCCACCACCTCCACCACCACCTCAACAAACCTCATCATCTTCAATACCTCCTCCTCCTCTTCCTCCTCCAAGAAGTGTGAACAACTCTGCTGCTATGTCCGGCCCTCCTCCACCACCTCCACCACCACCTCAACAAACCTCATCATCTTCAATACCTCCTCCTCCTCTTCCTCCTCCAAGAAGTGTGAACAACTCTGCTGCTATGTCCGGCCCTCCTCCACCACCTCCACCACCACCTCAACAAACCTCATCATCTTCAATACCTCCTCCTCCTCTTCCTCCTCCAAGAAGTGTGAACAACTCTGCTGCTATGTCCGGTCCTCCTCCACCACCTCCACCACCACCTCAACAAACCTCATCATCTTCAATACCTCCTCCTCCTCTTCCTCCTCCAAGAAATGTGAACAACTCTGCTGCTATGTCCGGCCCTCCTCCACCACCTCCACCACCAAGACACTTTGACACCACATCTAGTGGTTCTACTCCTACACCATTAGCCCCGCCACCACCACCTCCTCCTGCTTTTGCAAACCAAAATTCTCTTTCTAAAAGCTCAGCAAATGTTCCACCTGTACCTCCACCTCCTTCTCCTTCTGCCAATGGATTATTAAACTCCGGCACTGCCGCACCACAGTCTCATAATGTACCTCCAATTCCTGGACCACCCGGAACCGTGCCTCCTCCAATTCCTGGACCACCTTCGGGTGCATTCGGTGCAAAGGGACGTGGAATGCTGCGAGCTAATTCAAAAACTCAGACTAAAAGGAGCAACCTTAAACCTTACCATTGGTTAAAGTTAACAAGGGCCATGCAAGGTAGCTTGTGGGCTGAGACACAAAAACTTGATGAAACTTGTAG GGCTCCAGAGTTTGACATGTCAGAACTTGAGCGACTTTTCTCTGCAGCTACTCCAACTAGTCATGAAAAAGGAGGAAAATCAAATCGCCGTTCGGGGCAAAAACCTGACAAAGTTCAACTA ATTGAACTCAGGCGGGCGTATAACTGTGAAATTATGCTTACAAAAGTCAAAATCCCATTGCCTGATTTAATG GGTGCTGTTCTTGCATTGGATGATTCTGTGTTATACGTTGATCAGGTTGAGAATCTCATAAAGTTCTGTCCGACTAAAGAAGAAACTGACCAACTCAAG GCCTATACTGGAGACAAAGAAAACTTGGGGAAGTGTGAACAG TTTTTCTTAGAATTAATGAAAGTTCCGCGAGTGGAAAGCAAGCTAAGAGTTTTCTGTTTTAAGATGCAATTCAGTTCACAG GTTATAGAGCTCAGAAGGGACTTGAATATTGTAAATTCTGCATCTGAAGAG ATAAGGAATTCAGTCAAATTGAAAAGAATCATGCAGACCATTCTTTCTCTCGGTAATGCTTTGAACCACGGAACTGCAAGAG GTTCTGCTGTCGGGTTCCGATTGGATAGTCTTCTTAAACTCACTGATACACGAGCCCGAAACAACAAAATGACCCTCATGCATTATCTTTGTAAG GTTCTTGCTGAAAAGCTTCCGGAACTTTTAGATTTCCCCAAAGACCTGGTCAATTTAGAGGCTTCAACCAAG gtacaattaaaatatttggcagAGGAAATGCAAGCTATTAGTAAAGGACTGGAGAAAGTAATTCAAGAACTGTCTGCATCGGAGAATGATGGACCTGTGTCAGAAACATTCTGCCAG